The genomic window AGTTAAAGCGCGGTTATAAACCACAACCTCCCCGATCAGCCCGCCGAAGAACCCCTGGTAAGGAGTATTATGCGCCCCCAGCGGAGCCTCCAGGTGAGCAGCCAGGTTCATGTCCGCCCCGGAAACGGCGGCCCCCATACTGACGCTGTTCAAATACCCGTAAACATTGCCCGACTGCCTGACGCCAGCTAAACAGTACCAGGTATTAACAACTATGGGAACTGACTGTGCCTTGATGCTGCCCGCGCCATTCCTCCAGTGGGCGTAGACGGCACCGCCGCCGATATAGGACCCCCAGGCATACGCATTCTCACCGGTACGGTTTCTAAAGATAGCCTGCGTATCAGTGACATTATCAGCGTTAAACCAGACCAGAAAACTCAAATCCCCGGTACCTACATTAAAAGCGGGGATAGCCCCGGCGCTGACAACATCGTCAGATTTATCAAACCCCCTGCCCTTTGGCCTCCATAAAGCGCCGTTAACAGTACATAAGTGCCCGAAACTCT from Dehalococcoidales bacterium includes these protein-coding regions:
- a CDS encoding LamG domain-containing protein; this translates as LIELLVRRIMDIIFDSSLVLYLPLYEMDGASFKSRESFGHLCTVNGALWRPKGRGFDKSDDVVSAGAIPAFNVGTGDLSFLVWFNADNVTDTQAIFRNRTGENAYAWGSYIGGGAVYAHWRNGAGSIKAQSVPIVVNTWYCLAGVRQSGNVYGYLNSVSMGAAVSGADMNLAAHLEAPLGAHNTPYQGFFGGLIGEVVVYNRALTPAEIQRNYLATKWRYQ